One genomic segment of Ipomoea triloba cultivar NCNSP0323 chromosome 9, ASM357664v1 includes these proteins:
- the LOC116029223 gene encoding glucan endo-1,3-beta-glucosidase 8-like, producing the protein MVAATAWVLMNGVEGLGVNWGDISSHPLPPKSVVKMLKANGIKKVKLFNSPEPILNALAGSGIEVMIGTPNALLKDLVNYNVAKAFVKENVTRYNPTSPDGVKITLVGVGNEPFLKFYQKLGLFNVTYPALANMQKALNEAGIGKTVKATVPLNADVYMSPKEKPVPSAGMFRPDILDQVNQIIEVLDKNDAPFMINVYPFLSLYFGNGSFPVDFAFFDGVDNPLKDNGKTYTNVFDANYDTAVAALAREGHGKMTVTVGEIGWPTDGNEFANASFASRFYNGFTKHMASKKGTPARPGSDIEVYMFGLFDEDQKSILPGDFERHWGILGYDGQPKFDLDLSGGNGKGKILTGVPEIQYLPKKWCSVKSDVKFTNLKATIAYACDRADCTATSNGSSCHSLSEAEKLSYYFNAYFQAQNQATGSCNFGGLAEITTKNLSTSSCNFNIGIKLPEAPPPSSPGEDSPADGSPGKPKSASSRSLSGSGLLLCTGIFLLLPLFFLIRID; encoded by the exons ATGGTGGCGGCCACTGCATGGGTGTTGATGAACGGCGTGGAAGGGCTGGGCGTGAACTGGGGCGACATCTCGTCTCATCCGCTCCCGCCCAAATCGGTGGTGAAGATGCTGAAGGCCAACGGGATTAAGAAGGTGAAGCTTTTCAACTCCCCGGAGCCTATCCTCAATGCCTTGGCCGGTTCCGGCATTGAGGTCATGATCGGCACCCCCAATGCCCTCCTCAAAGACTTGGTTAATTATAATGTAGCAAAGGCTTTTGTCAAAGAAAATGTCACTCGCTACAACCCCACTTCTCCCGATGGCGTCAAAATCAC GCTTGTGGGGGTGGGGAACGAACCATTTCTCAAGTTCTACCAGAAACTGGGATTATTCAATGTCACATATCCAGCGCTTGCGAACATGCAGAAGGCACTGAATGAAGCCGGGATCGGTAAAACCGTCAAGGCGACCGTACCGTTGAACGCCGACGTGTACATGTCTCCGAAGGAAAAACCGGTGCCGTCCGCCGGGATGTTCCGCCCGGACATCCTGGATCAAGTGAATCAAATCATCGAAGTACTGGACAAGAACGACGCGCCCTTCATGATCAACGTCTACCCGTTCCTCAGCCTTTACTTCGGCAACGGCAGCTTCCCCGTAGACTTTGCCTTCTTCGACGGCGTCGACAATCCTCTCAAAGATAACGGCAAAACTTACACCAACGTCTTCGACGCTAACTACGACACGGCAGTCGCGGCCTTGGCGCGTGAGGGCCACGGCAAGATGACCGTTACGGTCGGGGAGATCGGCTGGCCCACCGACGGAAACGAATTCGCTAACGCTTCCTTTGCCTCCAGATTCTATAACGGTTTTACTAAACACATGGCGTCCAAAAAAGGCACCCCGGCCCGGCCCGGGAGCGACATTGAGGTTTACATGTTCGGGCTTTTCGACGAGGATCAGAAGAGTATTCTCCCCGGGGACTTCGAGCGCCACTGGGGGATCCTAGGCTACGACGGTCAACCCAAGTTTGACCTAGACCTTTCCGGCGGAAACGGAAAGGGGAAGATTCTCACCGGCGTGCCGGAGATTCAATACCTCCCTAAGAAATGGTGCTCGGTGAAATCCGACGTGAAATTCACCAATCTCAAAGCCACAATCGCCTACGCCTGCGACCGCGCGGATTGCACGGCGACAAGTAACGGCTCGTCGTGCCACTCCCTCTCCGAGGCCGAAAAACTTTCCTACTATTTCAACGCCTATTTCCAGGCCCAAAACCAAGCTACTGGGAGCTGCAATTTCGGCGGTTTAGCGGAAATAACCACTAAGAACTTGTCTACCTCCTCCTGTAACTTCAACATCGGCATTAAATTGCCGGAGGCGCCGCCGCCGTCGTCACCTGGCGAAGATTCTCCGGCCGATGGTTCTCCCGGCAAACCTAAGTCCGCATCTTCTCGTTCCCTTTCCGGCTCCGGCTTGCTGCTATGTACGGGAATTTTCTTACTACTCCCATTGTTCTTCTTGATTAGAATTGACTAA